A region of the Polaribacter sp. L3A8 genome:
GATGGAAGAGATGTTAATAATAGCAATGAAACAAAGGCAAGATATGACGATTTAAAAAGGAGAGGATTACCTGTAGATTTTGTTGAAATGGGTAATGAGAATTTTTATCCAGGTCAAAGAAGTACTATTATTCCAAATACTTGGAATTATATTGCACGCGCTAAAGCAATGTCTAAAGCATTAAAAGCCAAAAATAGAAATATACAAGTTTCTGTACCTATGCTAAGACGAGGTAATGCATTTAACCCAAACTGGAATGCTGCTTTGGCAAGAGATCAATCTTTTTTTGATGCTGTAACGGTGCATTCATATCAAGGAGAAGATCCAGATGGTAACGCTTCTAGTGATGGTATTGAATATGGACTTATAGCTAGAAAAACGTTAAAAGAATCTATAGACAACTATGCAAGAAAAGTAACAAGCAAACCAATTTGGTTAACAGAATGGGGTGTAAAATCTGCCGGTGGTTCAAATGCAGTTTCTGCTTTAGGAGCAGCAGATTGTTACCTTTATATGAGTGAAAATATGGATACATACCATAGAGCAACATGGTTTACGCCAACAGGTAGCTTAAATTCTTTTTATCCTACAATAACAAATAGTAAAGGTAGACCTGTTCCAGATCCTACAAGAAAAACGGTTTTTGCCGCTATGTATGAGGCTGTTAAAAGTGTTTTTGCTTATAGTGAAGTTTATACAACTTCTATTTTAACGTCTCCTAATATTACTTCTGGTGTAAAAGGAGTTAGCGCAAGAGCTACATTAAAAGGAGGTAGAATTAAAATTATTGCTGTAAATTTAACAAGTAAACCAGCTGCTTTTGTTATAAAAATTAATGGTGTTAAGTATACTAAAAACTTTAATCATAAAGCAATTAAATTTAATAATTTGACAGATACACCTCTTTATAATATAGGAGATAATGCTTTAAAAGACGTAAGAAACGGAAGAGGTCACGTTACTTCTTTACCTAAATTTTCAATAAACGTTATTACACTTAGCTCAACTAGTGCTAAGGGAGTTGTTTTAAATGATAAAAATATTTCTGTAGAAACTGAAGAAACAGACGAAAGTTTACTTAGATCTGTAAACGTGTTTCCAAACCCAACTACAAAAGATTTTAATATATCTTTATTTGGTATGGAAAAAGCAGATATTACAATTACAGATATGTTAGGTAAAGTTATTTATAAAAAATCAACTATAGAACCTAATGTTAATATTGGACAAGCATTTAAGTCTGGTCTTTATTTAATAAAGGTTGTAGATGATAACAAGAAAGAGTACATTAAAAAATTAATTATTAATTAATTTTAATCAGAATAATTTTAAAAGCCCAAATATTAATTTATTTGGGCTTTTTTTTTGGAATACCATAACATTACAGGATACCTTATAGGCTATAAATAAATAAGTTTACCGTAGTAAAATTTATTAGAACGAGAGCTTATGTAAAATAAGTAAATTGTTAAGTATTTTACTAATATGCAACTTAAAAAATAAAAGAATCTTAATGTTAAATATGAAACAAATTGTATTAGTAATATCTGCGATTATTTTATTTACATGTTCAATATTTGGACAAAATTTTGGACATCAAAATAATATTTCAACTAAAACAGATTTCCTTCAAGAAGGATTTAAAACCCCACCAAATGAAGCCAAAGCAAGAACGTGGTGGCATTGGATTAGCGGAAACGTATCTAAATCTGGAATTACAAAAGATTTAGAAGCGATGAAAGAAGTTGGTATTCAAGAAGCACAATTGTTTAATGTTAAATTAGAATTTCCAGATGGACCTGTAAAATATTTAAGTGAAGAGTGGTTAGATTTATTTCATTTTTCTGCAAAAGAAGCTAAAAGATTAGGTTTAGAACTTACGTTTCATAACAGTGCAGGTTGGTCATCTTCAGGTGGTCCATGGATTACACCAGAATATGCTATGCAAACAACCGTATTTACGGAAGTTACGGTACAAGGCGGAAAATTATTTAAAGATCAATTACCACAACCTAAAACCAAATTAAATTATTACAAAGATATTGCAGTATTGGCATTTCCTAAACCTCAAACAGATATAAAAATAGATGGTTTAGATTATAAAAATTTAACAGATCGTATTCGAAATCATTTGTTACCAGATACAAAAACGATTACTGCTTCTGCCGTTATTAATAAAAATGACATTATTGATTTAACTTCAAAAATTACAAAAGACGGATTTATTGAATGGAACGTCCCAAAAGGAGAATGGATTATTTTAAGATTAGGACACACGCCAACAGGTAAAAGTAACCATCCTGCACCAGAAGGAGGCCGTGGTTTAGAAGTTGATAAAATGAGTAAAAAAGCAGTTGATGTCTATTGGGAAGGCGGCATACAACCTATTATTAATAAATTGGGAGATTTAATAGGAACAACTGTTAATAATTGTTTGATAGATAGTTATGAAGTAGGAACTACCAATTGGACTGCCGGATTTGATGCTGAATTTAAAAAATTAAGAGGTTATAATTTAACAAGCTATTTACCAACTTTAGCAGGTTATTACGTAGAAAGTGGTGAAGTATCAGAACGTTTTTTATGGGATTTTAGAAGAACGATAGGAGATTTAATGGCAAAAAATTATTATGCTCATTTTGGCGAATTATGTCATGAAAACGGCATGAAATTTTCTGTAGAACCATACTGGGGACCTTTTGATAATATGCAAGTTGGTGCAACTGGAGATATAGTAATGTGTGAGTTTTGGAGTGGTGGCTATCCGTTTTTCGATTCGCCTAAATTCGTTTCTTCGATAGCACATTTAAACGGAAGTTCTATTGTTGGTGCCGAGTCTTTTACAGGAATTGGTGGTTGGGACGAGCATCCTGCTGTTTTAAAATCTATAGGAGACCAAGCTTGGGCACAAGGTATTACGCGTTTTATTTTTCATACGTATGTACACCAACCTTGGGATGCAGCTCCTGGTTTAGCGTTAAGTTATCATGGTACAGATTTTAACCGATTAAATACATGGTGGAGTCAAGGAAAAGGTTTTATGGATTATATTGCTAGGTCTCAATTTTTACTTCAACAAGGTCAAAATGTAGCCGATGTTTTGGTTTTTACAGGAGAATCATCTCCTAACACAGCTTTTTTAATGCCAGAAATTAAAGCGATGGGTTTTGATTATGATTTAATTGGAGCCAATAAATTAGCAGGATTAACTGTTAAAAATGGAGATATTTATACATCAGTTGGTAATAAATACAAAGTTTTAGTTTTACCAACTTCTAGTTGGATGAAACCTGAAACACTTTCTAAAATAGCAGCACTTACAAAAGCTGGTGCAAAGGTAATTGGTGAGCGTCCTTATAAATCTCCAAGTTTGGAGAATTACCCAGAAAGTGATGATAAGATTGATAAACTTGCAGAAAACTTATGGAATTCTGGTTTGGTAAAAAAAATAACAATAGAAGAATTTTTATCAAAAAGTAAAACACCTTCTGATTTTAGAATTGAAGAAGGAGATGCATCAGACATCAGTTTTATCCACAGAAAAACAGAAGATGCAGATATCTATTTTATTGCCAATGCTAAAAAAGAAAGTAGAGAAATTACAGGACGATTTAGAGTTAATGGAAAGCAACCAGAATTATGGAATTCAGAAAGTGGTGAGGTTAAAAGTCTTGCTGTTTGGGTAGATAATGAAGACGGAACAACAAGCGTGCCTATTCAATTAGGTATGGAAGCATCTGTTTTTGTTATATTTAGAAAACCAGTTGCTGCATCTGCTCATATTACAAAAATTTCGGAAACACTTAAAAAACCTCAGTTAGAACCTTTATCTAATTTAAAAATTATTAAGGCAGAATATGGCTCGTTTTTACAAGACGGATTGGTAGATATCACCGATAAGGTAAAGGCAGCTGTAGTGGATAATAAGTTAAAACTACAGGCTGGAAGGCAATTTTGCGATTGTGATCCTGCAATGGGGTACAAAAAGGAATTTCGAATGGAATATAAAATAGGTGAAGAAATCAAGCGAATATACGTAGAAGAAAGAGAGTTTGTAAATATAGATGCTACTGATAAAGGATCTTTAACCATTTTAAAAGCAGTTTTTGGAAAGTTTAAGCCAGAAACTAAAGAGGTACCTAAATATTATAAAATATTTGATATTACAGAGAAAATTAAAGGCATGGTATCCTCTGGAGTTTTAGAAATTCCGATAGAAAAATCTTTAATAGATGGTAATGTTCCCGAAGGTAAAAACAAAGTATTGCGTGTTACTTTTTCTACGGATGGGGTAGAGCATGTTGTTTCTGTTCCGGAAGGAAGAGTGCTTAATCTGTCTAAAGATATTTCTAAAACAAAACTGGTTAATACTAATGGAAAAGTAAATTGGGTAACACCTTATCCAGGAGAAATAACATACCAAACTTCTTTGGGTAAGAATAAAACGATTAAAGTAAAATCGGTTCCAAAACCAATAGAGTTAGTAGGTGACTGGAATATAGAATTTAAAGAAAATTTAAGTACACCAATTAAAACCGTATTTAATAATTTGGTATCGTGGTCTAATTCAGATAATAATGCTATTAAATATTATTCAGGAACAGCAGCATATCAAAAAAACTTTAATATTTCTAAAAAGATATTTAAAAAAGACACCTCTTTTGAGTTAGATTTAGGAAGTGTTGGTGTAATAGCAGAAGTAATTATAAATGGTAAAAATGCAGGTATATTGTGGAAAGCACCGTTTAGAATTAATATTGATGATTTTGTAAAAGCAGGACAAAATACGCTAGAAGTTAGGGTAACCAACCTGTGGCCAAATCGTTTAATTGGAGACGAAAATTTATCGTTAGATTTTGAAAGAAAAGGAGAAAAAACAAAAAGCTTACCAGATTGGTTGCTAAATAATACACAACGACCTTCAAATAGAACTACGTTTTCATCATGGAAGCATTATAATAAAAATGATGCATTGTTAACTTCAGGACTTTTAGGGCCTGTTAAAATTAATATATCAGTAGTAAAAAATATAAAATAATATTTAAAATATTAAACTAAATAAAATGAAAAAAATATTATTAACTTTATTTTTGCTTAAGGTGTTGTTTCTATCAGCACAATCTCTGCAACATCCAGTTATTTGGACAACGGCTTCAGATAAATCAGAGGTTTTATCTAAAATTAATGATTACAACTGGGCAAGTAGTATTGTAACAAAAGCAAAAGCTGCTGTAGATGATAAAGTTTCAACCCACATTACAAATCCTTTAGCAATTCTTAATACAATACCAGCATTAGCTACAGATGATAACTTGTCAGAATCTCAGGCTATAACAAATGGGGCACATTCAAAAGTACTTAATTATGCATCATACGCAGCGATGATTTATCATCTTACTGGAGAAGAAAAATATGCACAGTTTGCATCAGATATTCTTTGGTATTATATAGAGCAAATTGCTTCACGAACGCCAAGTAATACAGCAATGAGTGGAAGTGATTTTTATGATCCCAGATCTGGCTACGCACAATTTGCAATAGCTTATGATTTTATGGTAAACTACTTAAAGTTACCAAGTACACAAGTGTATCAGAAATCTACAGGTACTAAGATTGCATTTGATAACACAAAGGCACAAACAGCTGTTTATAATATAGCTATGAATGCATTGCATGAACATGGTGGAGCAGATACTAAATATGGAAAAACGGTTAGCAATCATCCTATATTAAGAGCGCCAGGTGTGTTGTTTAGCATTCTTTGTGTAGAAGATGATACCGAACGAGAACGTATGTTTAATGTGTTTTGGAATGTAGGTACAAAAGAGCAAAATTCGTTTACTAAAACCATCTTACCTATGTTTGGAGAACAAGGTATATGGCCTGAAGCAGTGAGTTACAGTTTTATGCAGAATATTACATTGGTATTGAACCTAGTGGATAGACTTAAACCAGAATTAAATGTAATGAATAATAATATGCATATTCTAGATGGGAACTTTTTGTTTGATAACTTAAGAATGCCAAATAGACGTTTTGTGCGTTATGGAGATTCGCATAGAGATAATGATGGTACAGCGCAATTGTATAGATATACATTAAATTTGGCTTCTAGAAAAAGCTTTGATTCCTATGAGCAAAAAGCTAAAGTTGCATTAAAACAATCATATGATGCTGATGGAGGCTACAATCCACCTGTGCCTATATCTACTTTTGGAAACTTTTACGCTTTTGAACAATTATTTTGGGGGATAAATATACCTGAAACGATAGAAGGAGAAATTAATTTTCAGAAACCAACAGTAGTTATTAAACATGCAGGTGTAGCGTTACAACGTAATTATGTAGAAGACAATAATGAAGATTATGGGCTGTGTGGTATTATTGGAGGGGGCACACTATGTACATTCTCATGCTACTGGAATTACTATGGAGTTATACGGCGCAGATTATATTATGTCTGCTAATGCTGGATTACCAAAAACACTTGCAGAAAGAAAAGAACCTGAACATGAGAATTATTTTTGGAGACATGCAGGTAACAATACCATGATTGTAAATGGTACTACTCATGGGATACAACCAGGCTCTTGGAATACAGATTCGTATTTATGGATGAATACAACTGTTAATGTTGCTGCAGAACCAAAACATTTAGAAGATCCAATTAATCCGAATTTTAGTTTTGCTACGCAGTTTTTAGATGATACTGTAAATAATGATCAGCAAAAAAGAACACTCAGTACCATTAGAACAAGTGAAACTACGGGTTATTATTTTGATATGTTCCGCTCTAAATCTTTAGGGACTAATAATTTTCATGACTATATTTATCACAATTTAGGAGATGTTACAAACATTATGACAATGGATGGAACAGAATTACCTGTTTCTGCAACCACTAGATATCAAAATGATATAGGAGACCTACAGAAATCTCCAGGGTGGCGCTTTTTTGAAGATACTAACGTTACACAATCAACAGATGCCGCAATACAAGTTCGTTTTGATTTAAATGAAACCAATACCTACATGAATATGTTTGCTGCTTCTGGTGTTTCTAGAGAATATACAAAAGCACTTGGACCAGCAACCCGAGAAGCAAAAGGGGGCTATATTAATAAAAAAACGCAAATTGTAGCTGTAAGACAACAAGGTGAAGCTTGGAATAAACCTTATGTATATATTTTTGAACCTTCTAAATCTACCAATACAAGCGTAAAATCTACAGAGCATTTGTATAGAGGAAATGTTATTGTAGGAGCAAAAGTAAAAAGTCAAATAGGCGATAAAGTAGTTACAGATTATGTAATTTGTCAAGAAGATGCATCTAAAGTATTGAGTTTACCTGATGTTGGAATTGAGTTTACAGGGCATTTTGCAGTGGTGCGTCATGAGCAAACTTTAGATAAGGCATACGTTACTTTATATATTGGAGAAGGAACTAGTCTTACTTATGGAGAGCATTCATTGAATGCAGATACAACTAAAAAGG
Encoded here:
- a CDS encoding T9SS type A sorting domain-containing protein; this encodes MELYGADYIMSANAGLPKTLAERKEPEHENYFWRHAGNNTMIVNGTTHGIQPGSWNTDSYLWMNTTVNVAAEPKHLEDPINPNFSFATQFLDDTVNNDQQKRTLSTIRTSETTGYYFDMFRSKSLGTNNFHDYIYHNLGDVTNIMTMDGTELPVSATTRYQNDIGDLQKSPGWRFFEDTNVTQSTDAAIQVRFDLNETNTYMNMFAASGVSREYTKALGPATREAKGGYINKKTQIVAVRQQGEAWNKPYVYIFEPSKSTNTSVKSTEHLYRGNVIVGAKVKSQIGDKVVTDYVICQEDASKVLSLPDVGIEFTGHFAVVRHEQTLDKAYVTLYIGEGTSLTYGEHSLNADTTKKGQKVIEVSADLSRVVGFKDLKNNQEIPKGSDLSVEAIVGSDFTEATLYVNNVNVGTLTEEPYVWSSIPELTNMTELSYLIKIEVKDSEGKIEERTLTILTPNQWAYTTDNKPHSIPGKIEFEHYDNGGIDIAYWDKKNQNSSSFRPTEMVDISTNGETVRDIKSGEWLEFTIDVAQSGNYDLEVTHQTRRSPAFKQLTVSFPDENVTFLSDIILTNTGSGTYLTETIGSIDLEAGTHVLRFSLLDFGFDLDSFEFKLKSLSLPEDIITNKSEIKVYPNPTINSFTIKLTKMVWESLSIYNVLGKKVYRNNSGKEELFIDVKESKMKSGLYFLVIGDSFGKQHTKKIIVK
- a CDS encoding glycosyl hydrolase, producing the protein MKQIVLVISAIILFTCSIFGQNFGHQNNISTKTDFLQEGFKTPPNEAKARTWWHWISGNVSKSGITKDLEAMKEVGIQEAQLFNVKLEFPDGPVKYLSEEWLDLFHFSAKEAKRLGLELTFHNSAGWSSSGGPWITPEYAMQTTVFTEVTVQGGKLFKDQLPQPKTKLNYYKDIAVLAFPKPQTDIKIDGLDYKNLTDRIRNHLLPDTKTITASAVINKNDIIDLTSKITKDGFIEWNVPKGEWIILRLGHTPTGKSNHPAPEGGRGLEVDKMSKKAVDVYWEGGIQPIINKLGDLIGTTVNNCLIDSYEVGTTNWTAGFDAEFKKLRGYNLTSYLPTLAGYYVESGEVSERFLWDFRRTIGDLMAKNYYAHFGELCHENGMKFSVEPYWGPFDNMQVGATGDIVMCEFWSGGYPFFDSPKFVSSIAHLNGSSIVGAESFTGIGGWDEHPAVLKSIGDQAWAQGITRFIFHTYVHQPWDAAPGLALSYHGTDFNRLNTWWSQGKGFMDYIARSQFLLQQGQNVADVLVFTGESSPNTAFLMPEIKAMGFDYDLIGANKLAGLTVKNGDIYTSVGNKYKVLVLPTSSWMKPETLSKIAALTKAGAKVIGERPYKSPSLENYPESDDKIDKLAENLWNSGLVKKITIEEFLSKSKTPSDFRIEEGDASDISFIHRKTEDADIYFIANAKKESREITGRFRVNGKQPELWNSESGEVKSLAVWVDNEDGTTSVPIQLGMEASVFVIFRKPVAASAHITKISETLKKPQLEPLSNLKIIKAEYGSFLQDGLVDITDKVKAAVVDNKLKLQAGRQFCDCDPAMGYKKEFRMEYKIGEEIKRIYVEEREFVNIDATDKGSLTILKAVFGKFKPETKEVPKYYKIFDITEKIKGMVSSGVLEIPIEKSLIDGNVPEGKNKVLRVTFSTDGVEHVVSVPEGRVLNLSKDISKTKLVNTNGKVNWVTPYPGEITYQTSLGKNKTIKVKSVPKPIELVGDWNIEFKENLSTPIKTVFNNLVSWSNSDNNAIKYYSGTAAYQKNFNISKKIFKKDTSFELDLGSVGVIAEVIINGKNAGILWKAPFRINIDDFVKAGQNTLEVRVTNLWPNRLIGDENLSLDFERKGEKTKSLPDWLLNNTQRPSNRTTFSSWKHYNKNDALLTSGLLGPVKINISVVKNIK
- a CDS encoding T9SS type A sorting domain-containing protein translates to MKINIKKTAITVGLFLAYSSAITAQSYPFPLPATVSATLNIKTGTKVKYKNAQLGLNLTRLSDSNGKDLFRKWGTLGARFPHGLFSNWYDWRTDETKLFGSEMITLQNARNQTVQREVDKLSSIKTFETSHSKVGIGVLESLYKERTAKFDIVWTFNMSADGRDVNNSNETKARYDDLKRRGLPVDFVEMGNENFYPGQRSTIIPNTWNYIARAKAMSKALKAKNRNIQVSVPMLRRGNAFNPNWNAALARDQSFFDAVTVHSYQGEDPDGNASSDGIEYGLIARKTLKESIDNYARKVTSKPIWLTEWGVKSAGGSNAVSALGAADCYLYMSENMDTYHRATWFTPTGSLNSFYPTITNSKGRPVPDPTRKTVFAAMYEAVKSVFAYSEVYTTSILTSPNITSGVKGVSARATLKGGRIKIIAVNLTSKPAAFVIKINGVKYTKNFNHKAIKFNNLTDTPLYNIGDNALKDVRNGRGHVTSLPKFSINVITLSSTSAKGVVLNDKNISVETEETDESLLRSVNVFPNPTTKDFNISLFGMEKADITITDMLGKVIYKKSTIEPNVNIGQAFKSGLYLIKVVDDNKKEYIKKLIIN